A window of Deltaproteobacteria bacterium contains these coding sequences:
- the gspE gene encoding type II secretion system ATPase GspE, with translation MNIKPEAGLIKNIPIGYARKYEALPCTDNGKMVLVVSTTTPQEIIDELMRLTGIWKYLTRPSNEVLKLIDEAYELASDNGDYLAANGLDGDIFELKSRIEESPDLLDSQDEAPIIKFANSMFFRAIRQKASDIHLEPYEKEFVVRNRIDGVLYNVVTLPRGLHAPVISRIKVMAGLDIAEKRLPQDGRIKVRLGGRDIDIRVSIVPTSFGERVVLRILDRSSILLGMKDLGMARGQLGLFAKYLKNTTGIILVTGPTGSGKTTTLYAALRSLDASRKNIITIEDPVEYQIKGIGQIQVNPKINLTFAGGLRSILRQDPDIIMVGEIRDGETAEISIQASLTGHLVLSTLHTNDSPSAVTRLIDMGVEPFLISSSVECVVAQRLIRKLCPHCKQKHAPTKGELELIGKKYKIPALFKSSGCSECFNTGYAGRTGIFEVMPVTEKLNRLITDKADADTIRAEAEQSGMASIREHGIFKAYAGITSLEEVLRVTTEQED, from the coding sequence ATGAACATCAAGCCCGAAGCCGGGCTCATAAAGAATATCCCCATAGGGTACGCCAGGAAATACGAGGCCCTCCCCTGCACGGACAACGGCAAAATGGTGCTCGTCGTGTCCACGACGACCCCGCAGGAGATCATCGACGAGTTGATGCGTCTCACGGGGATCTGGAAATACCTGACCAGGCCGTCGAACGAGGTTTTAAAACTCATCGATGAGGCCTACGAGCTGGCCTCCGACAACGGTGATTACCTTGCCGCAAACGGCCTCGACGGGGACATCTTTGAGCTCAAGTCGAGGATCGAGGAAAGCCCGGATCTTCTGGACAGCCAGGACGAAGCCCCCATCATCAAGTTCGCAAACTCCATGTTTTTCCGGGCCATCCGTCAGAAAGCGAGCGATATCCACCTCGAGCCCTACGAAAAAGAGTTCGTCGTGAGAAACCGCATAGACGGCGTGCTCTACAACGTCGTCACCCTGCCACGGGGTCTGCACGCGCCGGTCATATCCCGGATCAAGGTCATGGCAGGCCTCGACATCGCAGAGAAAAGGCTTCCCCAGGACGGCAGGATCAAGGTGAGGCTCGGCGGGAGAGACATCGACATCCGAGTCTCCATAGTCCCCACCTCCTTCGGCGAGCGGGTTGTTTTGAGAATACTCGACCGCTCCAGCATCCTCCTGGGAATGAAGGACCTCGGCATGGCCCGCGGGCAGCTCGGCCTGTTTGCAAAATACCTGAAGAACACGACGGGCATCATCCTGGTAACGGGGCCCACGGGGAGCGGAAAAACCACGACGCTGTATGCAGCGCTGCGCAGCCTCGATGCGTCCAGGAAAAACATCATTACCATCGAAGACCCGGTCGAGTACCAGATCAAGGGGATCGGCCAGATACAGGTGAACCCCAAGATCAACCTCACCTTTGCCGGGGGGCTCCGGTCGATCCTCAGGCAGGACCCCGACATCATCATGGTGGGTGAGATCAGGGACGGGGAAACGGCGGAAATATCGATCCAGGCGTCGCTCACGGGGCACCTGGTCCTTTCCACGCTCCACACGAACGACTCGCCGAGCGCCGTGACCCGCCTCATCGACATGGGCGTCGAGCCCTTTCTCATCTCCTCCTCCGTCGAGTGTGTCGTGGCCCAGAGGCTCATCCGAAAGCTGTGTCCCCACTGCAAGCAAAAACATGCCCCGACCAAGGGGGAGCTGGAGCTCATCGGGAAAAAATATAAAATACCCGCCCTCTTCAAGTCATCGGGGTGCAGCGAGTGTTTCAACACGGGATACGCGGGAAGGACCGGCATCTTCGAGGTGATGCCGGTGACGGAAAAGCTAAACCGCCTGATAACGGATAAAGCCGACGCCGACACGATACGGGCCGAAGCAGAGCAATCGGGAATGGCCTCGATCAGGGAGCACGGAATCTTCAAGGCCTATGCAGGGATAACGAGTCTCGAGGAAGTCCTTCGGGTCACAACAGAACAAGAGGATTAA
- the gspG gene encoding type II secretion system major pseudopilin GspG, with product MNRKEWARAGFTLIEIMVVIIILGLLAGLVIPKLVGRTEEAKKTQVKLQIRNIEQALKLFKLDNGFYPSTEQGLQALVTKPEIGRVPANYRNEAYIDRVPKDPWGSEYIYIYPGERGDYDIVSYGADGIPGGEGEDADITSLDE from the coding sequence ATGAACAGAAAAGAGTGGGCAAGAGCGGGTTTCACCCTGATCGAAATCATGGTGGTCATCATCATCCTGGGCCTCCTGGCCGGGCTGGTCATCCCGAAGCTGGTGGGACGGACCGAGGAGGCGAAGAAAACACAGGTGAAGCTCCAGATACGGAACATCGAGCAGGCGCTGAAACTCTTCAAGCTCGATAACGGCTTCTACCCCTCCACCGAACAGGGCCTTCAGGCGCTGGTCACGAAACCTGAAATAGGAAGGGTCCCGGCAAACTACCGGAACGAAGCCTACATCGACAGGGTCCCGAAGGACCCCTGGGGCTCTGAGTACATCTACATCTATCCCGGGGAGCGCGGCGACTACGATATCGTCTCCTACGGGGCCGACGGCATCCCCGGGGGCGAGGGGGAAGATGCGGACATCACGTCCTTGGATGAGTAA
- a CDS encoding prepilin-type N-terminal cleavage/methylation domain-containing protein, with the protein MSNHPRGFTLIELAVVLFIISLILWTALPKVSIVSSESSEEFMRKLAVHVESMLEDALFSSQEGRIAVRISERTIEGYRTAEEGELTKRWSLQVPDSLSITSVTTNFGKNYVTEDAEIPVSPMGYVPRTLIVVEEKEEQKSHTITINPFTGRVEITDGTVTEKM; encoded by the coding sequence ATGAGTAACCACCCCCGGGGGTTTACGCTGATAGAGCTCGCGGTGGTCCTCTTTATCATATCGCTCATTCTCTGGACGGCCCTCCCGAAAGTCTCGATCGTCTCCTCCGAATCTTCGGAGGAGTTCATGAGGAAGCTGGCCGTCCACGTAGAATCGATGCTGGAGGACGCGCTGTTCTCGTCGCAGGAGGGCAGGATCGCGGTGCGTATTTCCGAGAGAACCATCGAGGGATACCGCACCGCGGAGGAAGGGGAGCTCACGAAGCGCTGGAGCCTGCAGGTGCCCGACAGTCTGTCCATCACCTCGGTAACCACGAATTTCGGCAAAAACTACGTCACGGAGGACGCCGAAATCCCCGTTTCCCCCATGGGGTATGTTCCCCGGACCCTCATCGTCGTCGAGGAGAAGGAGGAGCAAAAATCCCACACGATAACGATAAACCCGTTTACCGGCAGGGTGGAAATAACCGATGGAACCGTTACTGAAAAGATGTGA
- a CDS encoding prepilin-type N-terminal cleavage/methylation domain-containing protein, with amino-acid sequence MEPLLKRCDGFSLLEVLVALAIVSLTLFLTFNINSNSISIERSVMDRLEALAEGEKLLNEELARFPDPGIRTGEIEGEGFSYTYKVQVTETPHPDALEVNVTLFYEVEGNSKSITFAGLAQR; translated from the coding sequence ATGGAACCGTTACTGAAAAGATGTGATGGCTTTTCCCTCCTGGAGGTTCTCGTCGCCCTCGCCATCGTCTCGCTCACCCTTTTCCTGACCTTCAACATCAATTCGAACTCCATATCGATCGAGCGGTCGGTAATGGACAGGCTGGAGGCGCTGGCGGAGGGGGAAAAATTGCTGAACGAGGAGCTGGCGCGCTTTCCCGACCCGGGAATCCGCACGGGCGAGATAGAGGGCGAGGGTTTTTCGTACACCTACAAGGTTCAGGTAACCGAGACGCCCCACCCCGACGCCCTCGAAGTCAACGTCACGCTCTTCTACGAGGTCGAGGGAAACAGCAAATCGATAACATTTGCCGGGCTGGCGCAAAGATGA
- a CDS encoding prepilin-type N-terminal cleavage/methylation domain-containing protein, with amino-acid sequence MTERSNRGGFTLVEVLVALAITALLTLILYTSFSGLTGSAAALNRYSEKYRQIVLFMNQFSGDVTGAFYSSNLPYSDFSLTERNLAGESVSELSFVSFSHQFVSVDPGATDIVRVTYKPGMDDDGNVFIVREIEPNPQVPAYGDSMSETLLTDISSFRILAVTGEDTEDEEWEAESKLKLPDRVAVAIAFTDGGSVKKEFFIGLTKEVSRFGNSGRRK; translated from the coding sequence ATGACGGAGAGGTCAAACAGAGGCGGCTTCACCCTGGTCGAGGTGCTGGTGGCGCTTGCCATCACGGCTCTTTTGACGCTGATCCTCTACACGTCGTTTTCAGGATTGACGGGATCCGCCGCGGCCCTCAACCGCTATTCGGAAAAGTACCGGCAGATCGTGCTGTTCATGAACCAGTTCTCGGGCGACGTTACGGGAGCCTTCTACTCGAGCAACCTTCCCTATTCGGATTTTTCGCTCACCGAAAGGAACCTGGCGGGAGAGAGCGTATCGGAGCTTTCCTTCGTATCCTTCTCCCACCAGTTCGTCTCTGTCGACCCCGGGGCGACGGACATCGTCAGGGTTACCTACAAGCCGGGGATGGACGACGATGGAAACGTCTTCATCGTGAGGGAGATCGAGCCAAACCCCCAGGTGCCTGCCTACGGGGATTCGATGAGCGAGACCCTGCTCACCGATATATCCTCCTTCAGAATCCTCGCCGTGACGGGGGAGGATACGGAGGACGAGGAGTGGGAGGCGGAAAGCAAACTGAAATTGCCGGACAGGGTCGCCGTCGCCATCGCATTCACCGACGGCGGTTCCGTGAAAAAAGAATTTTTCATCGGCCTGACGAAAGAGGTAAGCCGGTTTGGCAACTCGGGGAGAAGAAAGTGA
- the gspK gene encoding type II secretion system minor pseudopilin GspK, with protein sequence MKCSTLPDMGKKDGIAIVLALMVLGLVTATVLSTATLSSKDAELATRFEEKAKSRYLADAGIKAAIIALKEDRNMNEYDTLDEIWSRPSPPISFGEGNAEVVVVDEERRINMNSLILPNGISENVKMVAIFDALLERLELDISLTDAILDWLDADDTPRIGGAETSYYQTREPAFGAKNDLFDSVYELKLVRGVDEKVFRALYPYVTVHGSGKININTAPDTILICLARGEDPEFESLIDRSAVEEIMEYRLENPFEKAEDLSKVSSSLEELYKQTRIRDVITAGSTVFSVSVKGSIDDTNVRMESKLLREGKKV encoded by the coding sequence GTGAAGTGCTCGACGCTGCCCGACATGGGAAAAAAGGACGGGATCGCCATTGTCCTTGCCCTCATGGTCCTGGGACTGGTAACCGCAACCGTCCTGTCGACGGCGACGCTCTCATCGAAAGACGCCGAGCTGGCCACGCGCTTCGAGGAGAAGGCGAAATCGCGCTACCTCGCCGACGCGGGGATCAAAGCGGCGATCATCGCCCTGAAAGAAGACCGGAACATGAACGAGTACGACACGCTCGACGAGATATGGTCACGCCCTTCCCCGCCGATCAGCTTCGGCGAGGGAAATGCGGAAGTGGTGGTCGTCGACGAGGAGAGAAGGATCAACATGAACTCCCTTATCCTACCCAACGGCATATCGGAAAACGTCAAGATGGTGGCCATCTTCGACGCCCTTCTCGAGCGCCTCGAGCTCGACATTTCACTGACCGACGCCATTCTCGACTGGCTCGACGCAGACGACACCCCCCGCATCGGGGGCGCCGAAACCTCCTATTACCAGACCCGGGAGCCCGCCTTCGGGGCAAAAAACGACCTTTTCGACTCCGTGTATGAACTGAAGCTCGTCAGGGGGGTGGACGAAAAGGTCTTCCGCGCCCTCTACCCCTACGTGACCGTCCATGGAAGCGGAAAGATCAACATCAACACGGCGCCGGATACCATCCTCATCTGCCTTGCACGGGGGGAGGATCCCGAGTTCGAGTCGTTGATCGACCGCTCCGCCGTCGAGGAGATCATGGAGTACCGGCTGGAGAACCCGTTCGAAAAAGCCGAGGACCTGTCCAAGGTCTCCTCCTCCCTCGAAGAGCTGTACAAGCAGACACGGATACGGGACGTCATCACGGCGGGCAGCACCGTTTTCTCCGTCTCCGTAAAAGGGTCCATCGACGACACGAACGTGAGAATGGAATCGAAGCTCCTGCGCGAGGGGAAAAAGGT
- a CDS encoding FHA domain-containing protein, which translates to MNEKASTNAYLVVNLSESQRVELRCKKGEVLIGRSPACDLILPESSVSRKHARITGTEFGFFIEDVSKNGTFIDGRRIGKETLAGNTDIKIGPYELHFMTSSLDAEKQDELPTEPLGDTAMLPHGRKANKIRRASAIDPSEIGMIGDSKEIRELFGLMKKVAETDFPVLIIGETGTGKELVARGIHLMSTRRAHPFVAVNCSAIAPGLTESELFGHEKGAFTGALSERKGAFEIAQGGTLFLDEVGDMSKDVQPKLLRALEESEIKRVGGTHPVSVNIRIIAATNRDLREEAAEKTFRKDLFYRLNSFPISIPPLRER; encoded by the coding sequence ATGAATGAGAAGGCCTCCACCAACGCCTACCTTGTCGTAAATCTCTCAGAATCACAGAGGGTCGAGCTTCGATGCAAAAAAGGCGAAGTCCTGATCGGCAGGTCACCGGCGTGCGACCTCATCCTTCCCGAATCCTCGGTGTCGCGGAAACATGCGCGGATCACCGGGACGGAGTTTGGATTCTTCATCGAGGACGTCAGCAAGAACGGGACCTTCATCGACGGCAGGAGAATTGGGAAGGAAACGCTTGCGGGCAACACTGACATCAAAATAGGCCCCTACGAGCTCCACTTCATGACATCCTCCCTGGACGCGGAAAAACAGGATGAGCTTCCAACTGAGCCTCTTGGCGATACGGCGATGTTACCGCATGGCCGAAAGGCGAATAAGATTCGCAGGGCCAGTGCAATCGACCCTTCAGAAATCGGTATGATTGGAGACAGCAAAGAGATCCGCGAGCTCTTCGGCCTGATGAAAAAGGTGGCGGAAACCGACTTTCCCGTTTTGATCATCGGCGAGACGGGAACGGGCAAAGAGCTCGTTGCCAGGGGGATTCATCTGATGAGCACGAGAAGAGCACACCCGTTTGTTGCCGTCAACTGCAGTGCCATCGCACCGGGGCTCACAGAATCCGAGCTCTTCGGACACGAAAAAGGCGCGTTCACGGGGGCGCTGAGCGAGAGAAAGGGCGCCTTTGAAATCGCCCAGGGTGGTACCCTGTTTCTCGATGAAGTTGGGGATATGTCCAAAGACGTTCAGCCCAAGTTGCTGCGGGCCCTTGAAGAGTCAGAGATAAAGAGGGTTGGAGGAACTCACCCGGTGAGCGTAAATATCCGCATCATCGCTGCAACCAACCGCGACCTGAGGGAAGAGGCGGCTGAAAAAACGTTCAGAAAAGACCTCTTTTACCGCTTGAACTCCTTCCCCATTTCCATCCCTCCCCTCCGGGAGAGAA
- a CDS encoding sigma-54-dependent Fis family transcriptional regulator encodes KAITDEALDVLAKYPWPGNVRELKNVINRAAVLTQEDEISPYIIKELLRVESHSIQGPGDPPAPRAALRKIDLAERETIVKELNRTKWNKTRAAKNLGIAKSTLFEKLRRYDIKTPDMQ; translated from the coding sequence AAGGCTATCACGGATGAAGCCCTCGATGTCCTTGCGAAATACCCCTGGCCGGGAAACGTGAGAGAGCTGAAAAATGTCATCAACAGGGCTGCCGTTCTGACGCAGGAGGATGAAATTTCCCCGTATATCATAAAGGAGCTTTTACGCGTGGAATCTCATTCGATCCAGGGGCCGGGGGATCCCCCTGCCCCCCGGGCTGCGTTGCGGAAAATTGACCTCGCGGAAAGGGAAACGATCGTGAAGGAGCTGAACCGAACGAAGTGGAACAAGACGAGGGCGGCGAAAAACCTCGGCATAGCAAAATCGACCCTCTTTGAAAAGCTGCGGCGGTACGACATAAAGACACCGGATATGCAGTGA